A region of Macaca thibetana thibetana isolate TM-01 chromosome 20, ASM2454274v1, whole genome shotgun sequence DNA encodes the following proteins:
- the BCKDK gene encoding 3-methyl-2-oxobutanoate dehydrogenase [lipoamide] kinase, mitochondrial produces MILASVLGSGPRGGPPLRPLLGPTLALRARSTSATDTHHVEMARERSKTVTSFYNQSAIDAAAEKPSVRLTPTMMLYSGRSQDGSHLLKSARYLQQELPVRIAHRIKGFRCLPFIIGCNPTILHVHELYIRAFQKLTDFPPIKDQADDTQYCQLVRQLLDDHKDVVTLLAEGLRESRKHIEDEMLVRYFLDKTLTSRLGIRMLATHHLALHEDKPDFVGIICTRLSPKKIIEKWVDFARRLCEHKYGNAPRVRINGHVAARFPFIPMPLDYILPELLKNAMRATMESHLDTPYNVPDVVITIANNDVDLIIRISDRGGGIAHKDLDRVMDYHFTTAEASTQDPRISPLFGHLDMHSGAQSGPMHGFGFGLPTSRAYAEYLGGSLQLQSLQGIGTDVYLRLRHIDGREESFRI; encoded by the exons ATGATCCTGGCGTCGGTACTGGGGAGCGGCCCCCGGGGCGGGCCTCCACTCAGGCCCCTCCTGGGGCCCACACTCGCGCTCCGGGCCCGCTCGACGTCAGCCACCGACACACACCACGTGGAGATGGCTCGGGAGCGCTCCAAGACCGTAACCTCCTTTTACAACCAGTCTGCCATCGACGCGGCAGCGGAGAAG CCCTCAGTCCGCCTCACGCCCACCATGATGCTCTACTCCGGCCGCTCTCAGGACGGCAGCCACCTTCTG aAAAGTGCTCGTTACCTGCAACAAGAACTTCCAGTGAGGATTGCTCACCGCATCAAGGGCTTCCGCTGCCTTCCTTTCATCATTGGCTGCAACCCCACCATACTGCACGTG CACGAGCTATACATCCGTGCCTTCCAGAAACTGACAGACTTCCCTCCG ATTAAGGACCAGGCGGACGACACCCAGTACTGCCAGCTGGTGCGACAGCTGCTGGATGACCACAAGGATGTGGTGACCCTCTTGGCAGAGGGCCTGCGTGAGAGCCGGAAGCACATAGAG GATGAAATGCTCGTACGCTACTTCTTGGACAAGACGCTGACTTCGAGGCTTGGAATCCGCATGTTGGCCACGCATCACCTGGCGCTGCATGAGGACAAG CCTGACTTTGTCGGCATCATCTGTACTCGTCTCTCACCAAAGAAGATTATTGAGAAGTGGGTGGACTTTGCCAG ACGCCTGTGTGAGCACAAGTATGGCAATGCACCCCGTGTCCGCATCAATGGCCACGTGGCCGCCCGGTTTCCCTTCATCCCTATGCCACTGGACTACATCCTGCCGGAGCTGCTCAAGAACGCCATGAG AGCCACAATGGAGAGTCACCTAGACACTCCCTACAATGTCCCAGATGTGGTCATCACCATCGCCAACAATGATGTTGATCTGATCATCAG GATCTCAGACCGTGGTGGAGGAATCGCTCACAAAGATCTGGACCGGGTCATGGACTACCACTTCACTACCGCTGAGGCCAGCACACAGGACCCCCGGATCAGCCCCCTCTTTGGCCACCTGGACATGCACAGTGGCGCCCAGTCAGGACCCATGCACGG CTTTGGCTTCGGGTTGCCCACGTCACGGGCCTACGCGGAGTACCTCGGTGGGTCTCTGCAGCTGCAGTCCCTGCAGGGCATTGGCACGGACGTCTACCTGCGGCTCCGCCACATCGATGGCCGGGAGGAAAGCTTCCGGATCTGA